A DNA window from Brassica napus cultivar Da-Ae chromosome A4, Da-Ae, whole genome shotgun sequence contains the following coding sequences:
- the LOC106449560 gene encoding uncharacterized protein LOC106449560: MSRFQNLLCFTILLATVTFFNVASAHVKIKLALPQTGDPISVGDVEPYTVKIVSTFVADLEKECAKTEKFRHFFEKVNAFSKCVCSVSMDHESHMKAKAGSLFQAISALGSDENGSKGGMVNKLQKEKTEAMETVKMLQSIGEKITGRQNNKTEINGTLKLTTKQQKEIKDGILKWVKVITQIAKQADEISMESETKKESKEENYVGPRILVQTKSSTKSDKNSDKKSGNKKNNKGESKKKKRGGKEGRQGSAKSKGGSNDDKSSKNKGKSSENAKNQQSKYGKVEKKKGGVDQSRNKTAERLRAEAADELD, encoded by the exons ATGTCAAGATTTCAGAATTTGCTATGTTTTACGATCCTTCTTGCAACCGTAACCTTCTTCAATGTAGCTTCAGCTCACGTAAAAATTAAACTTGCTTTACCACAGACCGGAGATCCAATAAGTGTGGGTGATGTCGAGCCTTATACTGTTAAGATTGTGTCTACTTTCGTGGCTGACCTGGAAAAAGAATGCGCCAAGACAGAGAAGTTTAGGCACTTCTTCGAAAAAGTTAATGCATTTTCCAAGTGCGTATGCTCGGTCTCTATGGATCATGAGTCTCACATGAAGGCTAAGGCAGGTAGCCTTTTCCAAGCCATATCAGCTCTAGGTTCCGATGAAAATGGATCTAAAGGAGGAATG GTGAATAAGCTACAGAAGGAGAAAACAGAAGCCATGGAAACCGTCAAAATGTTGCAATCTATTGGTGAGAAGATTACCGGCAGGCAGAATAACAAAACAGAGATAAACGGAACATTAAAACTAAccacaaaacaacaaaaagaaataaaagatggGATCTTAAAATGGGTTAAAGTAATTACTCAAATCGCAAAGCAAGCAGACGAAATTAGCATGGAATCTGAAACAAAGAAAGAGAGCAAGGAAGAAAATTATGTTGGACCGAGAATATTGGTTCAAACAAAATCTTCCACAAAAAGTGATAAAAATTCTGACAAGAAGAGCGGTAATAAGAAAAACAACAAGGGagaatcaaagaagaagaagcgtgGAGGTAAAGAAGGGCGTCAGGGCTCTGCTAAATCTAAAGGAGGAAGTAATGATGATAAAAGCAGCAAAAACAAAGGAAAAAGTAGTGAAAATGCCAAGAATCAACAGTCCAAGTATGGTAAGgtagagaaaaagaaaggagGTGTTGACCAGTCTCGTAATAAAACAGCAGAAAGGTTGAGGGCTGAGGCGGCCGATGAGTTGGATTAG
- the LOC106449561 gene encoding uncharacterized protein At5g39865-like: protein MGCASSKHKRRCSDCRGGLSPVVVPRSYSMHVHHPPQHSGDSHHTVALTSSTVGSLTLCECPFSHIDKHLEGVREKRVVSDEKKLIPGDGFHQDDLETEKLLQSKLMEAKVWSSMMNERIPKLLPPKTPIVTPPGEPETINTWELMEGLEDACPLRPPDHLRSFSFDVVRVQPCDDGPAPFDRPKSRFHDLDPPEIVSSFRKSLQELPDDHPFHIRIPNVDPVSSGSSDEEEGDCRRKPEKVIVYFTSLRGIRKTYEDGCNVRVILKSLGIRLDERDVSMHSGFKDELKELLRDEFNGGVGITLPRVFLGSKYLGGVEEIKKLNENGTLEKVVDGCERVEDGLTGCGIDCEACGDVRFVPCETCSGSCKIYYDSEDEDGKEEGTEETEYGFQRCPDCNENGLVRCPICCG from the coding sequence ATGGGCTGTGCAAGCTCCAAGCATAAAAGGCGTTGCAGTGATTGCCGAGGAGGATTATCTCCGGTGGTTGTGCCCCGGAGCTATTCAATGCACGTTCACCACCCGCCGCAACACTCCGGAGATAGCCATCACACGGTGGCTCTCACATCCTCCACCGTCGGATCTCTCACCCTCTGCGAATGTCCTTTCAGCCATATTGACAAACACTTGGAAGGCGTCAGAGAGAAGCGAGTCGTCTCCGATGAGAAGAAGCTAATCCCCGGTGATGGGTTTCACCAGGATGATCTCGAAACAGAGAAGTTGTTGCAGTCTAAGCTTATGGAAGCCAAGGTTTGGTCGAGTATGATGAACGAGAGAATCCCCAAGTTGTTGCCGCCTAAAACTCCGATTGTGACGCCTCCCGGTGAGCCGGAGACGATCAATACGTGGGAGTTGATGGAAGGGCTTGAAGACGCGTGTCCTTTACGACCGCCTGATCATTTGAGAAGCTTCTCCTTTGATGTTGTTCGTGTCCAACCTTGTGATGATGGTCCTGCTCCCTTTGATCGACCTAAGTCAAGGTTTCATGATTTGGATCCTCCTGAGATCGTGTCCTCTTTCAGAAAATCGCTTCAAGAACTCCCAGATGATCATCCTTTTCACATCCGGATCCCTAATGTGGATCCGGTATCATCCGGGTCttcagatgaagaagaaggagactgTAGAAGAAAGCCAGAGAAGGTGATAGTTTACTTCACAAGTCTTAGAGGTATACGGAAGACATATGAAGACGGTTGCAATGTCAGGGTGATTCTAAAGAGCTTAGGGATTCGTCTTGATGAGCGCGATGTGTCGATGCATTCGGGTTTTAAAGATGAGCTGAAGGAGCTATTGAGGGATGAGTTCAACGGTGGCGTTGGAATAACCCTACCTAGAGTTTTCTTGGGGAGCAAGTATCTCGGCGGAGTGGAAGAGATAAAGAAGTTGAATGAAAATGGGACGCTTGAAAAGGTTGTAGATGGCTGCGAGAGAGTGGAGGATGGGTTAACGGGTTGTGGGATTGACTGTGAGGCTTGTGGTGATGTTCGGTTTGTGCCGTGTGAGACGTGTTCAGGAAGCTGTAAAATATACTATGACagtgaagatgaagatggaaaGGAAGAAGGAACAGAGGAAACAGAGTATGGGTTCCAAAGATGTCCAGATTGTAATGAGAATGGGTTGGTCAGATGTCCTATTTGTTGTGGTTAA
- the LOC106446021 gene encoding plant cysteine oxidase 2-like, protein MGAGTVVRDRVRKDLSEISNKTTRPIVSASPEIRSNSRKKIQRRSKKAVISPVQKLFETCKKVFANGKSGAVPSQEHINMLRAVLDEIKAEDVDVSSKMPCFRSKSNGRPPVTYLHIYKCHSFSMGIFCLPPSGVIPLHNHPEMTVFSKLLFGTMHIKSYDWVADSPQPSSDTRLAKVKVDSDFTAPCDTSILYPADGGNMHCFTAKTACAVLDVLGPPYSDPAGRHCTYYFDHPFSSFSVDGVEVGEEEKHKYEWLKEREEEPEDLTVTAMMYSGPIIKE, encoded by the exons ATGGGAGCTGGTACAGTTGTGAGAGATCGAGTACGGAAAGATCTCTCTGAGATTTCCAACAAAACGACGAGACCCATCGTTTCTGCCTCTCCGGAGATTCGTTCAAACTCACGGAAGAAGATCCAACGGCGGAGCAAGAAAGCTGTGATCTCTCCGGTGCAGAAGCTCTTCGAAACTTGCAAGAAAGTATTCGCTAATGGCAAATCCGGAGCCGTCCCGTCCCAAGAACACATCAACATGCTTCGAGCCGTTCTGG ACGAAATCAAGGCTGAAGATGTTGATGTGAGCTCTAAGATGCCGTGTTTTCGATCTAAATCGAACGGACGGCCTCCAGTGACGTATCTCCACATCTACAAATGTCATAGCTTCTCG ATGGGCATTTTCTGTTTACCACCGTCTGGTGTAATCCCACTTCACAATCACCCGGAGATGACTGTGTTTAGTAAGCTCTTGTTTGGTACAATGCACATCAAATCCTATGATTGGGTCGCTGATTCTCCCC AGCCGAGTTCGGATACTCGTTTGGCGAAAGTGAAAGTGGATTCAGACTTCACGGCACCTTGTGACACTTCTATACTCTACCCTGCCGATGGAGGGAATATGCATTGCTTCACCGCGAAAACTGCTTGTGCGGTTCTTGATGTTCTTGGTCCTCCATACTCCGATCCTGCAGGACGTCACTGTACTTACTACTTCGATCATCCATTCTCAAGCTTCTCAG TCGATGGAGTTGAGGTTGGGGAAGAGGAGAAACACAAGTATGAGTGGTTGAAGGAAAGGGAAGAGGAGCCTGAGGATTTGACTGTTACGGCGATGATGTATAGTGGACCAATCATCAAAGAATGA
- the LOC106446022 gene encoding disease resistance protein RPS6 isoform X1, which produces MINISYLGFEKKLEPGPNDFLRLFFHKPINKRHHWDLCLFIELSVPHSISIASSSEDDKKTKVTEYEINCPHDVFLSFRGEDVRVRFRSHFLKELNRKLITPFKDDEIVKGRSIGHELINAIRGSRISVVAFSDNYASSSWCLDELVEIIKCREELGQIVIPIFYDVDPSHVKKQTEGFGVIFEKTCQGRKEEEKLRWRRALTQAATIAGEDSRNWSDEAKMIEKIVNDVSNKLCSTACNDFDDFVGIEAHMKNMNSLLELESERVVMVGIWGPSGVGKTSIGRALFSQLSCQFQGSIFIDKTKEIYTRANSYDYNTKLDLQAQFLSEILDQKDIKVHSLHTMIDRLGQKKVLVVFDDMDDQVLLDAVLGKTRCVGPRSRIVVISKDRELLRACGIESDRIYEVEYPSKELASQMFCRCAFGQDSPPDGFTELASDAVELSRNLPLALNVLGSSLAGLRKEELEERMPKLVNRMAGQVDKTLKDSYDRLKEEDKAIFRHIACLFNHKPCDYVKGLLEDSKLDVDVGLVTLAERCLIQISEDKIIRMHDFLQKMGREIVRQPCIQDPGEREFLLDSKEIYDVLVDGTGTKSVLGIFLNLREIEDELSISEEAFSGMKNLRFLRIYGVSEEDKETILQLRGGKNRRRRQLGLRKWYWWGSMHLQEGKNHIWRQLRLLEWWGCSMTSMPLNFRAENLVELRMPDSQLHKLWEGVEVLKSLKTMDLRRSKHLKVFPDLSKATNLEELYLEDCCSLVTIPSSIRSLKKLRKLDMKRCTKLRDLPANIDLESLHSLNFSGCSQLRSFPHISRNISHLFLDETKIEEVPERIEDISRLSYVSMKGCKNLKRISPNISKLEVIFFSDSYSLDEQSHYTQECAHKINIPVSSGSSSRSWKNDVFLSFYGKDVRKTLISHLYKEFSIRKVTACTDDMLVPGDEQHGIRESRIAVVVLSNNYVSSSWCLDGLVEIIKCGKEIGQEVIPVYYGVEPAHIRTQILDLGKASKKGYTVDNHKQRVEALTVLNQLKGYYFPDCDSEAEIIQKMADDISFALNITPKEYLDVVGATMPSSLNQETGEALYDRLDWNEKVLFRHIACFLNNKTYENVMRLLEDSELDVGSGLNILLHTSLIRISEKRVIRMKPVLQKLGRNIVLRPFINQPAKRQFLMDTSEGCDVLIDQTGNERMFVISFKVSETSKRDERFRGMKKLQFLRMFKKSLYGKQVRVHLVKGLFFVGMT; this is translated from the exons ATgataaatatttcatatttgggctttgaaaaaaaacttgaaCCTGGGCCCAATGACTTTCTGAGACTTTTCTTCCACAAACCAATTAACAAACGGCATCATTGGGATTTGTGTTTGTTCATTGAGCTCTCAGTTCCTCACTCGATCTCCATCGCAAGCTCAAGTGAAGATGACAAGAAAACCAAAGTTACGGAGTATG agatCAACTGTCCACACGATGTTTTCCTCAGCTTCAGAGGGGAAGACGTGCGCGTCAGATTCCGTTCCCACTTTCTCAAGGAGCTCAACCGCAAACTAATCACTCCCTTCAAGGACGATGAGATTGTAAAAGGCAGATCCATTGGCCATGAGCTGATCAACGCCATTAGAGGATCGAGGATCTCTGTTGTCGCGTTCTCTGATAACTACGCAAGTTCCAGCTGGTGCTTGGATGAGCTGGTGGAGATCATCAAGTGCAGGGAAGAACTTGGCCAAATTGTGATACCAATTTTCTATGACGTGGATCCTTCTCATGTCAAGAAACAAACTGAAGGCTTTGGTGTGATCTTCGAGAAGACTTGCCAAGGCAGAAAGGAGGAAGAGAAGCTTCGGTGGCGTCGAGCGTTGACTCAAGCAGCAACCATAGCCGGAGAGGATTCTCGGAACTG GTCTGACGAAGCAAAGATGATTGAGAAAATCGTCAATGATGTTTCCAACAAACTGTGTTCAACAGCATGCAATGATTTTGACGACTTTGTTGGAATCGAAGCTCACATGAAAAACATGAATTCGTTGTTGGAGTTGGAGTCAGAGAGGGTGGTAATGGTAGGGATTTGGGGTCCATCTGGTGTTGGTAAGACTAGCATAGGACGAGCTCTCTTTAGTCAACTCTCCTGTCAGTTCCAAGGAAGCATTTTTATTGACAAGACTAAGGAGATTTATACTAGGGCCAACTCTTACGACTACAACACCAAGTTGGACTTACAAGCACAGTTTCTGTCTGAAATTTTGGACCAGAAGGACATAAAGGTACATAGTTTACATACGATGATAGATAGGTTAGGGCAGAAGAAAGTTCTTGTTGTGTTTGATGATATGGATGACCAAGTCCTCTTAGATGCCGTGTTGGGAAAAACTAGATGTGTTGGTCCTAGAAGTAGAATTGTAGTGATTTCGAAGGACAGGGAGCTTCTTAGGGCCTGCGGAATTGAATCTGATCGTATCTATGAGGTGGAATACCCGTCTAAAGAGCTAGCTTCCCAGATGTTCTGCCGATGTGCGTTCGGACAAGACTCTCCACCTGATGGTTTTACGGAGCTTGCTAGTGATGCTGTAGAGCTCAGCAGGAATCTTCCACTGGCTCTCAACGTTTTGGGTTCATCCCTCGCTGGGTTGAGGAAGGAGGAGTTGGAAGAGAGGATGCCTAAGCTCGTAAATCGTATGGCTGGACAggttgataaaacattaaaagaCAGCTATGACAGgctaaaagaagaagataaagctATATTCCGTCACATAGCATGCTTATTTAATCATAAACCATGTGACTACGTGAAAGGATTGCTTGAAGATAGTAAGTTGGATGTGGATGTTGGACTTGTTACTCTAGCTGAACGGTGCCTCATTCAGATATCAGAGGATAAGATCATAAGGATGCACGATTTCCTGCAAAAAATGGGTAGAGAAATCGTTCGGCAACCATGTATTCAGGACCCTGGAGAACGTGAATTCTTATTGGATTCTAAGGAGATCTATGATGTACTTGTTGATGGAACT GGAACTAAAAGTGTTTTAGGCATATTTTTGAACTTACGTGAAATCGAGGATGAATTATCTATTAGCGAGGAAGCATTCAGTGGGATGAAAAACCTTCGGTTTCTAAGAATCTACGGGGTCTCAGAGGAGGATAAAGAAACCATTTTGCAATTACGGGGAGGCAAAAACCGTAGGAGGCGCCAACTTGGATTACGAAAATGGTACTGGTGGGGGTCCATGCATTTACAAGAAGGCAAAAACCATATTTGGCGCCAACTTAGATTACTGGAATGGTGGGGGTGCTCAATGACAAGCATGCCTTTGAACTTTCGTGCAGAAAATCTTGTTGAGCTCAGAATGCCGGATAGTCAACTTCACAAATTGTGGGAAGGAGTTGAG GTGCTTAAAAGCCTCAAGACGATGGATTTGCGGAGATCTAAACACCTGAAAGTATTCCCAGATCTTTCAAAGGCAACCAATCTTGAGGAACTGTATCTTGAAGATTGCTGTAGTCTGGTGACGATTCCTTCCTCTATTCGTAGTCTCAAGAAACTGAGGAAGCTAGACATGAAAAGATGCACAAAACTGCGGGATCTTCCAGCGAACATTGACTTGGAGTCTCTACATTCCCTCAACTTCAGTGGGTGCTCACAGTTAAGAAGTTTTCCTCATATCTCAAGGAATATTTCACATCTCTTTCTAGATGAAACCAAGATTGAAGAAGTTCCTGAGCGGATAGAAGACATCTCTAGACTCAGTTACGTATCGATGAAAGGttgcaaaaatttaaaaagaatatccCCAAACATTTCGAAACTGGAGGTGATATTCTTTTCAGACTCTTATTCTTTGGATGAACAGAGTCACTATACACAAGAATGTGCACACAAGATTAACATTCCAGTATCAAGTGGGTCTTCTTCTCGCAGTTGGAAGAATGACGTCTTCCTAAGCTTCTATGGGAAGGATGTTCGCAAAACTTTAATCAGTCACTTGTACAAGGAGTTCAGTATCAGAAAGGTCACTGCATGTACTGATGATATGCTTGTGCCAGGCGATGAGCAACATGGGATAAGAGAATCAAGAATAGCTGTAGTTGTGCTTTCAAATAACTACGTGTCTTCGAGCTGGTGCTTGGATGGGTTGGTGGAGATCATAAAGTGCGGCAAAGAGATTGGTCAAGAAGTGATACCCGTTTATTACGGTGTGGAACCTGCTCATATCAGAACTCAGATCCTAGACCTTGGAAAGGCCTCCAAGAAAGGGTATACAGTAGACAATCACAAGCAAAGGGTGGAAGCTTTGACTGTATTAAACCAACTTAAGGGATATTATTTCCCAGACTG CGACTCTGAAGCAGAGATAATTCAAAAAATGGCGGACGATATTTCTTTTGCACTAAATATTACACCAAAAGAATATTTAGATGTGGTGGGAGCAACAATGCCTAGTAGTCTAAACCAGGAAACTGGGGAAGCACTGTACGATAGGTTAGATTGGAACGAGAAGGTTCTGTTTCGTCATATTGCTTGTTTTCTCAATAATAAGACATATGAGAATGTGATGCGGTTGCTGGAAGACAGTGAGTTGGATGTTGGAAGTGGTCTTAATATTTTGTTGCATACGTCTCTGATACGAATATCAGAAAAGAGAGTCATACGTATGAAACCTGTGCTGCAAAAATTAGGCAGAAATATAGTTCTTAGACCATTCATTAACCAGCCTGCAAAGCGTCAATTCTTGATGGATACTAGCGAGGGTTGCGACGTTCTTATTGATCAAACT ggtAATGAGAGGATGTTTGTCATTTCTTTTAAAGTATCAGAGACATCGAAAAGGGATGAAAGATTCAGAGGAATGAAAAAATTGCAGTTTCTGAGAATGTTCAAGAAGAGTTTGTACGGTAAACAAGTCAGAGTTCATTTAGTAAAAGGCCTCTTCTTTGTGGGAATGACTTGA
- the LOC106448269 gene encoding heat shock factor protein HSF8-like, translating to MISKLSTSSFYIQLYQIIEDRSSDQIISWSKSNNNSFVVWDLKKLRSDILLKSSSVLGRNLTEFIAKLRSHGFKTVGKGPGELEFSHVDFSRSPVMKKMMAKALSERIERFDAQIKALKCRLKAKKASLKVETLFQNLSI from the coding sequence ATGATTAGCAAACTCTCAACGTCTTCGTTCTACATCCAGTTATATCAGATCATCGAGGATCGCTCGTCGGATCAGATCATCTCGTGGAGCAAAAGCAACAACAACAGTTTCGTCGTGTGGGACTTGAAAAAGCTTCGCAGCGACATTCTTCTCAAATCCTCCTCTGTATTGGGCAGAAACTTGACAGAGTTTATCGCAAAGCTTCGCTCTCATGGCTTCAAAACAGTCGGCAAGGGCCCTGGGGAGTTGGAATTCTCACACGTTGATTTCTCGAGAAGCCctgtgatgaagaagatgatggccAAAGCCTTGTCGGAGAGGATTGAGAGGTTCGATGCTCAAATCAAAGCCTTGAAGTGTCGACTCAAAGCTAAGAAAGCTTCCCTCAAAGTTGAGACTCTCTTTCAAAACCTAAGTATCTGA
- the LOC106446022 gene encoding disease resistance protein RPS6 isoform X2 codes for MASSSSEINCPHDVFLSFRGEDVRVRFRSHFLKELNRKLITPFKDDEIVKGRSIGHELINAIRGSRISVVAFSDNYASSSWCLDELVEIIKCREELGQIVIPIFYDVDPSHVKKQTEGFGVIFEKTCQGRKEEEKLRWRRALTQAATIAGEDSRNWSDEAKMIEKIVNDVSNKLCSTACNDFDDFVGIEAHMKNMNSLLELESERVVMVGIWGPSGVGKTSIGRALFSQLSCQFQGSIFIDKTKEIYTRANSYDYNTKLDLQAQFLSEILDQKDIKVHSLHTMIDRLGQKKVLVVFDDMDDQVLLDAVLGKTRCVGPRSRIVVISKDRELLRACGIESDRIYEVEYPSKELASQMFCRCAFGQDSPPDGFTELASDAVELSRNLPLALNVLGSSLAGLRKEELEERMPKLVNRMAGQVDKTLKDSYDRLKEEDKAIFRHIACLFNHKPCDYVKGLLEDSKLDVDVGLVTLAERCLIQISEDKIIRMHDFLQKMGREIVRQPCIQDPGEREFLLDSKEIYDVLVDGTGTKSVLGIFLNLREIEDELSISEEAFSGMKNLRFLRIYGVSEEDKETILQLRGGKNRRRRQLGLRKWYWWGSMHLQEGKNHIWRQLRLLEWWGCSMTSMPLNFRAENLVELRMPDSQLHKLWEGVEVLKSLKTMDLRRSKHLKVFPDLSKATNLEELYLEDCCSLVTIPSSIRSLKKLRKLDMKRCTKLRDLPANIDLESLHSLNFSGCSQLRSFPHISRNISHLFLDETKIEEVPERIEDISRLSYVSMKGCKNLKRISPNISKLEVIFFSDSYSLDEQSHYTQECAHKINIPVSSGSSSRSWKNDVFLSFYGKDVRKTLISHLYKEFSIRKVTACTDDMLVPGDEQHGIRESRIAVVVLSNNYVSSSWCLDGLVEIIKCGKEIGQEVIPVYYGVEPAHIRTQILDLGKASKKGYTVDNHKQRVEALTVLNQLKGYYFPDCDSEAEIIQKMADDISFALNITPKEYLDVVGATMPSSLNQETGEALYDRLDWNEKVLFRHIACFLNNKTYENVMRLLEDSELDVGSGLNILLHTSLIRISEKRVIRMKPVLQKLGRNIVLRPFINQPAKRQFLMDTSEGCDVLIDQTGNERMFVISFKVSETSKRDERFRGMKKLQFLRMFKKSLYGKQVRVHLVKGLFFVGMT; via the exons atggcttcttcttcttcagagatCAACTGTCCACACGATGTTTTCCTCAGCTTCAGAGGGGAAGACGTGCGCGTCAGATTCCGTTCCCACTTTCTCAAGGAGCTCAACCGCAAACTAATCACTCCCTTCAAGGACGATGAGATTGTAAAAGGCAGATCCATTGGCCATGAGCTGATCAACGCCATTAGAGGATCGAGGATCTCTGTTGTCGCGTTCTCTGATAACTACGCAAGTTCCAGCTGGTGCTTGGATGAGCTGGTGGAGATCATCAAGTGCAGGGAAGAACTTGGCCAAATTGTGATACCAATTTTCTATGACGTGGATCCTTCTCATGTCAAGAAACAAACTGAAGGCTTTGGTGTGATCTTCGAGAAGACTTGCCAAGGCAGAAAGGAGGAAGAGAAGCTTCGGTGGCGTCGAGCGTTGACTCAAGCAGCAACCATAGCCGGAGAGGATTCTCGGAACTG GTCTGACGAAGCAAAGATGATTGAGAAAATCGTCAATGATGTTTCCAACAAACTGTGTTCAACAGCATGCAATGATTTTGACGACTTTGTTGGAATCGAAGCTCACATGAAAAACATGAATTCGTTGTTGGAGTTGGAGTCAGAGAGGGTGGTAATGGTAGGGATTTGGGGTCCATCTGGTGTTGGTAAGACTAGCATAGGACGAGCTCTCTTTAGTCAACTCTCCTGTCAGTTCCAAGGAAGCATTTTTATTGACAAGACTAAGGAGATTTATACTAGGGCCAACTCTTACGACTACAACACCAAGTTGGACTTACAAGCACAGTTTCTGTCTGAAATTTTGGACCAGAAGGACATAAAGGTACATAGTTTACATACGATGATAGATAGGTTAGGGCAGAAGAAAGTTCTTGTTGTGTTTGATGATATGGATGACCAAGTCCTCTTAGATGCCGTGTTGGGAAAAACTAGATGTGTTGGTCCTAGAAGTAGAATTGTAGTGATTTCGAAGGACAGGGAGCTTCTTAGGGCCTGCGGAATTGAATCTGATCGTATCTATGAGGTGGAATACCCGTCTAAAGAGCTAGCTTCCCAGATGTTCTGCCGATGTGCGTTCGGACAAGACTCTCCACCTGATGGTTTTACGGAGCTTGCTAGTGATGCTGTAGAGCTCAGCAGGAATCTTCCACTGGCTCTCAACGTTTTGGGTTCATCCCTCGCTGGGTTGAGGAAGGAGGAGTTGGAAGAGAGGATGCCTAAGCTCGTAAATCGTATGGCTGGACAggttgataaaacattaaaagaCAGCTATGACAGgctaaaagaagaagataaagctATATTCCGTCACATAGCATGCTTATTTAATCATAAACCATGTGACTACGTGAAAGGATTGCTTGAAGATAGTAAGTTGGATGTGGATGTTGGACTTGTTACTCTAGCTGAACGGTGCCTCATTCAGATATCAGAGGATAAGATCATAAGGATGCACGATTTCCTGCAAAAAATGGGTAGAGAAATCGTTCGGCAACCATGTATTCAGGACCCTGGAGAACGTGAATTCTTATTGGATTCTAAGGAGATCTATGATGTACTTGTTGATGGAACT GGAACTAAAAGTGTTTTAGGCATATTTTTGAACTTACGTGAAATCGAGGATGAATTATCTATTAGCGAGGAAGCATTCAGTGGGATGAAAAACCTTCGGTTTCTAAGAATCTACGGGGTCTCAGAGGAGGATAAAGAAACCATTTTGCAATTACGGGGAGGCAAAAACCGTAGGAGGCGCCAACTTGGATTACGAAAATGGTACTGGTGGGGGTCCATGCATTTACAAGAAGGCAAAAACCATATTTGGCGCCAACTTAGATTACTGGAATGGTGGGGGTGCTCAATGACAAGCATGCCTTTGAACTTTCGTGCAGAAAATCTTGTTGAGCTCAGAATGCCGGATAGTCAACTTCACAAATTGTGGGAAGGAGTTGAG GTGCTTAAAAGCCTCAAGACGATGGATTTGCGGAGATCTAAACACCTGAAAGTATTCCCAGATCTTTCAAAGGCAACCAATCTTGAGGAACTGTATCTTGAAGATTGCTGTAGTCTGGTGACGATTCCTTCCTCTATTCGTAGTCTCAAGAAACTGAGGAAGCTAGACATGAAAAGATGCACAAAACTGCGGGATCTTCCAGCGAACATTGACTTGGAGTCTCTACATTCCCTCAACTTCAGTGGGTGCTCACAGTTAAGAAGTTTTCCTCATATCTCAAGGAATATTTCACATCTCTTTCTAGATGAAACCAAGATTGAAGAAGTTCCTGAGCGGATAGAAGACATCTCTAGACTCAGTTACGTATCGATGAAAGGttgcaaaaatttaaaaagaatatccCCAAACATTTCGAAACTGGAGGTGATATTCTTTTCAGACTCTTATTCTTTGGATGAACAGAGTCACTATACACAAGAATGTGCACACAAGATTAACATTCCAGTATCAAGTGGGTCTTCTTCTCGCAGTTGGAAGAATGACGTCTTCCTAAGCTTCTATGGGAAGGATGTTCGCAAAACTTTAATCAGTCACTTGTACAAGGAGTTCAGTATCAGAAAGGTCACTGCATGTACTGATGATATGCTTGTGCCAGGCGATGAGCAACATGGGATAAGAGAATCAAGAATAGCTGTAGTTGTGCTTTCAAATAACTACGTGTCTTCGAGCTGGTGCTTGGATGGGTTGGTGGAGATCATAAAGTGCGGCAAAGAGATTGGTCAAGAAGTGATACCCGTTTATTACGGTGTGGAACCTGCTCATATCAGAACTCAGATCCTAGACCTTGGAAAGGCCTCCAAGAAAGGGTATACAGTAGACAATCACAAGCAAAGGGTGGAAGCTTTGACTGTATTAAACCAACTTAAGGGATATTATTTCCCAGACTG CGACTCTGAAGCAGAGATAATTCAAAAAATGGCGGACGATATTTCTTTTGCACTAAATATTACACCAAAAGAATATTTAGATGTGGTGGGAGCAACAATGCCTAGTAGTCTAAACCAGGAAACTGGGGAAGCACTGTACGATAGGTTAGATTGGAACGAGAAGGTTCTGTTTCGTCATATTGCTTGTTTTCTCAATAATAAGACATATGAGAATGTGATGCGGTTGCTGGAAGACAGTGAGTTGGATGTTGGAAGTGGTCTTAATATTTTGTTGCATACGTCTCTGATACGAATATCAGAAAAGAGAGTCATACGTATGAAACCTGTGCTGCAAAAATTAGGCAGAAATATAGTTCTTAGACCATTCATTAACCAGCCTGCAAAGCGTCAATTCTTGATGGATACTAGCGAGGGTTGCGACGTTCTTATTGATCAAACT ggtAATGAGAGGATGTTTGTCATTTCTTTTAAAGTATCAGAGACATCGAAAAGGGATGAAAGATTCAGAGGAATGAAAAAATTGCAGTTTCTGAGAATGTTCAAGAAGAGTTTGTACGGTAAACAAGTCAGAGTTCATTTAGTAAAAGGCCTCTTCTTTGTGGGAATGACTTGA